CCGATGCGCTACTACGAAAGCCTGCCGGCGCTTAAAAGCGTGCTCGACGCGATTGCCGGCGGCCAGTTCTGCCCAAGCGAGCCGGGGCGCTACCGGGCGCTGGTCGATTCGCTGCTCTGGGGCGGCGACCATTACCTGCTGCTGGCCGATTACGAGTCCTACATTGCCACCCAGTTGCGCGTCGATGCGCTGTACCGCCAGCCGGCGCAGTGGTGCGAGCGGGCGATTGCCAACGTCGCGGGCATGGGCGTGTTTTCGTCGGACCGGACGATTCGGGAATACGCCAGCCAGATCTGGAACATCGAGCCCGCCACGCGCTGAGCACGTTTTTTTGACCGCACCCGAGGACAAGTTCCATGCTGAACCCGCAAGATATTGAACTGATTTGCAGCGCCCGCCACGGCGACCCGTTCTCGGTGCTGGGGCCGCATGCGCAGGACGACGGCCTGTCCATCCGCGCCTTCCTGCCCAACGCCCGGCAGGTCGAGGTGATTGATGCCTGCTCGGGCCATCGGCTCGGCATGCTTGAAAAACTTGACGCCGGCGGATTTTTCGAAGGCGTGCTGGCGCTGCCGGCGCCAGCGGCTTACGGATTGCAAGTGCAGTGGGACAACTACCAGACGGCCTTGATTGAAGACCCCTACCGCTTCGGGCCGGTGCTGGGCGAGGTGGATGTCTGGCTGCTCAGCGAAGGCACGCATCTGCGGCCGTATGAGATTTTGGGCGCCAACCAGCGCGTGATGGACGGCGTGGCCGGCACCAGCTTTGCCGTGTGGGCACCGCATGCCGCGCGCGTCAGCGTGGTCGGCGACTTCAATGTCTGGGACGGCCGGCGCCACCCGATGCGCCTGCGGCGCGAGTGCGGCGTCTGGGAGATTTTCCTGCCCGGCGTGGCGCTGGGCGCCCGGTACAAGTTTGAAATCCTGGCCGCCGATGGCCAGGTTCTGCCAGCGCGTGCCGACCCGTATGCGCGGCAAGCCGAATTGCGCCCGGCCACGGCCAGCATCGTGGCGTCCATGCCGGCGCGCAAGGCGCCTTCGGATGAACGCCGGCAAGCCAATGCGCTGGATGCGCCCATCAGCATCTACGAAGTCCACCTCGCTTCGTGGCGGCGCATCCTGGAGCCGGCCAGCGGCGCGCAGCGCTGGCTGAACTGGGATGAACTCGCCGACCAGCTGGTGCCCTACGCGCTGGACATGGGTTTTACCCACCTCGAACTGCTGCCGGTCAGCGAACATCCGTTTGACGGCTCCTGGGGTTACCAGCCGGTCGGCCTGTATGCGCCCACGTCGCGTTTTGGCGATGCCGACGGCCTGGTGCGTTTCATCGCGCGCTGCCATGCGGCGGGCATCGGCGTGCTGCTGGACTGGGTTCCGGCGCACTTTCCGACCGACGCCCACGGGCTGGGCAATTTTGACGGCACGCCGCTGTATGAATACGCCGATCCGCGCGAAGGCTTTCACAACGACTGGAACACGCTGATCTACAACCTGGGCCGCACCGAGGTGCGCAATTTCCTGATCGGCAATGCGCTGTACTGGCTGGAGCGCTTCGATGTGGACGGCCTGCGGGTCGATGCGGTGGCGTCGATGCTCTACCGCGACTACAGCCGCAAGCCCGGCGAATGGATTCCCAACCGGCATGGCGGGCGCGAGAACCTGGAAACCATAGACTTCCTCAAGCGCATGAACGACATCGTTGTCCAGGAGCGCCCGCAAGCCGTCACCATGGCCGAAGAGTCCACCTCGTTTCCCGGCGTGTCGCGCCCGACGACGGCCGGCGGCCTGGGCTTTCATTACAAATGGAACATGGGCTGGATGCACGACACGCTGCAGTACATGGCGCGCGACCCGGTGCATCGCCAGCATCACCAGAACGAGATGACGTTTGGCCTCGCCTACGCCTTCAGCGAAAACTTCGTGCTGCCGATCTCGCACGACGAGGTGGTGCATGGCAAGGGCTCGCTGCTGGGCAAGATGCCCGGCGACCGCTGGCAGCAGTTCGCCAACCTGCGCGCCTACCTGGGCTTCATGTTCGGCCACCCCGGCAAGAAGCTGCTGTTCATGGGCTGCGAATTTGCCCAAGTGCGCGAATGGAACCACGACCAGAGCCTGGACTGGCACCTGCTGGATGACCCGCAACACGCCGGCGTGCAGCGGCTGGTGCGCGACCTGAACCAGCTCTACCGCGCCACCCCGGCGCTGTACCAGCTCGACTTTGTACCTGCCGGTTTTGAGTGGATGGACCATCAGGATGCCGCGCATTCGGTGCTCGCCTTCATCCGGCGCGGCCTGGATGCACGGAGTTTTATTTTGGTGGTCTGCAACTTCACCCCGGCCGTGCAGACGGCTTACCGCGTCGGCGTGCCCCAGCCCGGCGAGTACCGCGAGCGGCTCAAC
This DNA window, taken from Polaromonas hydrogenivorans, encodes the following:
- the glgB gene encoding 1,4-alpha-glucan branching protein GlgB, whose amino-acid sequence is MLNPQDIELICSARHGDPFSVLGPHAQDDGLSIRAFLPNARQVEVIDACSGHRLGMLEKLDAGGFFEGVLALPAPAAYGLQVQWDNYQTALIEDPYRFGPVLGEVDVWLLSEGTHLRPYEILGANQRVMDGVAGTSFAVWAPHAARVSVVGDFNVWDGRRHPMRLRRECGVWEIFLPGVALGARYKFEILAADGQVLPARADPYARQAELRPATASIVASMPARKAPSDERRQANALDAPISIYEVHLASWRRILEPASGAQRWLNWDELADQLVPYALDMGFTHLELLPVSEHPFDGSWGYQPVGLYAPTSRFGDADGLVRFIARCHAAGIGVLLDWVPAHFPTDAHGLGNFDGTPLYEYADPREGFHNDWNTLIYNLGRTEVRNFLIGNALYWLERFDVDGLRVDAVASMLYRDYSRKPGEWIPNRHGGRENLETIDFLKRMNDIVVQERPQAVTMAEESTSFPGVSRPTTAGGLGFHYKWNMGWMHDTLQYMARDPVHRQHHQNEMTFGLAYAFSENFVLPISHDEVVHGKGSLLGKMPGDRWQQFANLRAYLGFMFGHPGKKLLFMGCEFAQVREWNHDQSLDWHLLDDPQHAGVQRLVRDLNQLYRATPALYQLDFVPAGFEWMDHQDAAHSVLAFIRRGLDARSFILVVCNFTPAVQTAYRVGVPQPGEYRERLNTDSAHYGGSNAGTPLGAATAEPVGWHGQPQSLLLNLPPLATVVFEWTA